The Candidatus Bathyarchaeota archaeon DNA segment GTTCACGGTGGTTTAAAATTTAGAAACTCTACTATCATAAATAACGCAGTATTAAAAGAAATTGAAAATCTAATAGATATTGCACCACTTCATAATCCACATAATCTTTTAGGTATTAAATCAGTAATGAAAGCCATCCCTAGTATACCACAAATCGCTGTATTCGATACAGGTTTCTTTTCTAATATGCCGCACCATACGCATATTTATGGAGTGCCATACGAGTGGTTCGATAAATATGGGATAAGGAAATATGGATTTCATGGTAGTTCTCATTTATACGTTTCAAGAAGAGCCTCAGTAATGTTAGGTAAAGAACCTTCAGAAATAAACATCATAGTATTGCACTTAGGAAATGGAGTTAGTATCACGGCCATTAAAAATGGAATTGCATATGATCAAAGTATGGGATTCACCCCTTTAGAGGGGGCAATTATGGGTACCCGATGTGGAGACATCGATCCTTCCATTCCATTATATGTTATGGAAAAAGAAGAATTGACTTCAAGAGATATGTTTTTGATTTTAAATAAAAAAAGCGGGATTCTGGGAATAACTGGAAGATATTCAGATAGACGGGATCTCATTGAGGCTGTAGAACGTGGCGATAAAAAAGCTCGATTAGCTCTTGATTTAGAATGTTATAGATTAAAAAAGTATATCGGAGCATATTTTGCAGCTTTAGGAATATTGGATGCAATTGTTTTTACAGCTGGTGTAGGCGAGCACTCATTCATTCATAGAGAAAAAGTCTGTAGTAATTTAAATAAGCTTGGAATTGAGCTTGATAAACAGAAAAATGAGCGAGCAATAAGTAACCTAGAACAAGATATCAGTTCACAAGATTCACGGGTTAGAATATTTATTATACCTACTCATGAAGAATTAGTTTTAATTGAAGATGCTTTTGCTATACTCAAAGGTAATTACACAGACCCAGATTCTTTCAAATATACTTTTCAAGATAAGAATTTCAGCGCGCACGCGTTATATCAGACTTAAGTCATTGATGAATTATTAAAGAAATTGACCGAATTACAACAGAAGAATCCAGCGGATCGAGAAAAATACGAGGATATGAAAAAAACTGTAATAAGTGCACGAGCTAGTTTTGCAGGTCTGATGTAAAAAAAATAAAGCGAACTCATGCAATTGCCTTTCTTCGTTCCGTATATTCATACATGACAGACATAACTTCGCAAGCTTGTTCAGCATAATAATAAAGCGGAATTCTGACTTCAGGATTAGTTTCTAAAGCTTTCCTTAATTTTTCTACTAATTGGTATTCCCCAGTAGCAAATGAAACTATAGGTTTGTCAGAATATTTCTTCGCAGTTTCAATTATAAAGTCAATATCCTTTAACTCGTCTACTCCTTTATTTTGCATGAAGCCTAAAATCACACCATCAATTTCAGGATCCGCTAAAATAGCCTTCAGCCCTTCATCGAAGCTCTTTACATTGCCAATTGAAGATATTGCAGGCCATATATCAAAAGGATTACCTACTTTAATCAATGGTGGCGTAATTTCTTCAAGTTTTTTCAGAGTCTCTCCAAAGAATGGTTTTATACTTAAACCTGAACTTTCAATAGCATCGGCCATTACTACCCCAAGTCCTCCTGAAGGTGTAATAACACCCATACGGTTGCCTTTTGGAGGCGGTTGATAAATAAATGCTTTAGCATAATTCACTAAATCGATGTAATTCTTTACTCTTATTACACCAGCTTGCCTAAGGGCTGATTCAATAATCGCATCATCAGCTGCTAAGGATGCTGTATGAGAAGCTGCAGCTCTTGCCCCAGCTTTTGTTCTTCCAGATTTTAGGACTAATACTGGTTTTTTCTTTGCTGCTTTTCTTGCAACTTCAATAAAACGTCTACCATTTTTTAGTCCCTCGACATACATTCCTACTACTTTGGTCTCAGGATCTTCACCAAGAAATTCTAATGCATCGGCATCGTCAACATCGCATTTATTTCCAAGTCCTATAACTCTGCACAAACCGAAATGTTCTTTTGTTAAAATCCAAAGTAAAGTTATCGAACCAAAATTTCCTGTTTGTGCAATATACGAAGCATCTCCAATCCTCATATTCTCAAAATTTAGAAATGTTGTTGAGAAATTTGCTGGAGCGCTTATTATACCAGTAGTATTAGGTCCAATTATTCTCATGCCAGCCTCTTTTGCTATTCTTATGATTTCACCTTCCGTTTTGGCTCCATCTTTACCGGCTTCAGTGAAACCTCCAGTTATGATGACTACATATTTCACGCCCTTTTCAGCAAGATCTTTCATTATATCAATTACAAATGGAGCAGGTACCAATATTTGGCCAACATCCACAGGCTCAGGAATATCTTTTACATTTGGATAGATTTTTAAGCCAAGAACCTCTCCACCCTTCGGATTAACTGGGTAGATTTTACCTTTAAAACCTAAATTGAGTAGGTTTTGGACAGCATTATATCCAAGTTTTCCTGGGGTTTTTGAGGCCCCTATAACTGCCACACTTTTTGGATTAAAGAAGGTTTCTAAACTGAGCTTTGTCATTCTTATTTTTCTCCTTGATTCAGTATTTTGTAATAACCCCATGGTTATGTCTTAGTGATTTCACCATTAACAGTTCGAAATTGTAATATTTAATAATTTCATTTAAATTGGGCCACAAAGATTTAATTTAACAGAACTTCTAGCTAATCTATTCGATTATGTAGAAATAAACTATAAATCGATAGGTAAGCCCAAGAATTGCCAATCCTGCTTTCGGATATCTTTGGAAATCCAAATATTGGAATTTATGGTTTTTCAAATGAAAAATTTGCCATTGTTCCAAAAGGAATGTCGAAGAGTAAGATCAAAAAATTTAGTGATTGTCTAAAAGTAAATATTCTAGAAACGAATTTAGCAGATTCGCGATTGATTGGAATTTTTCTTGTAGCAAACACAAAAGGTATTATTCTTCCATACATAGCCCAAGAAAATGAAATCGAAGCAATCAAATCCCTATCTGATACAAATATTGGAGTTCTGCAAGATAAAAATACGGCATTAGGTAATATGATTTTAGCAAATGACAATGGTGCAATTGTAAGCCCAATTTTATCTAATAGAACAATTAGAAAAATATCAGATGTTCTCGATGTAGAGGTAATCAAAGGTGAGATTTCCAACCTCCCATATATAGGATCATTGGCTCTGGCAACAAATGAGGGCGTTCTAACACATCCATTCATAACAGATGATGAGAAAAAATTAATTAGTGAAGTTCTAAAAGTTGAAGTTACCATCGGAACAATTAATAATGGTACCCGTTTTATACGATCTGGATTAATTGCTAATAGCAAAGGAGCAGTTGTAGGCTATCCAACTGTTGGTAAAGAATTAATGATTTTAACCAGGGCCATTAAAGTATATTAATCTGATTGGGTCTAAGAAAGGTGATGTTTTTGACAGAAGTGAAAAATTTCATAATAACCGGTGAAATAAAGAAGAGATCTATGAAAATTCCTTTCGAAAAGGAGATTGTGGATATCAATAAGGAAAATGCTTTAGAAAAGCTATTCTCAGAACTTGGAAGTAGACACAAGGCAAAAAGATTTGAAATTAAGATCATCGACATTAAAGAGAAAAAATGATAATAATTCATTGTAAAAACGATTTTGAAGGTGCAAAAGATTAATGAGTAATGTTACAAATGATGAAGAATTCTTAAGAGGGACAATGGTTGAGTTAAGAGTTTTGGAAGGTTCTGTTAACCTAATCCAATCTCGTTTAAA contains these protein-coding regions:
- a CDS encoding acetate/propionate family kinase, with product VHGGLKFRNSTIINNAVLKEIENLIDIAPLHNPHNLLGIKSVMKAIPSIPQIAVFDTGFFSNMPHHTHIYGVPYEWFDKYGIRKYGFHGSSHLYVSRRASVMLGKEPSEINIIVLHLGNGVSITAIKNGIAYDQSMGFTPLEGAIMGTRCGDIDPSIPLYVMEKEELTSRDMFLILNKKSGILGITGRYSDRRDLIEAVERGDKKARLALDLECYRLKKYIGAYFAALGILDAIVFTAGVGEHSFIHREKVCSNLNKLGIELDKQKNERAISNLEQDISSQDSRVRIFIIPTHEELVLIEDAFAILKGNYTDPDSFKYTFQDKNFSAHALYQT
- a CDS encoding translation initiation factor IF-6; this translates as MPILLSDIFGNPNIGIYGFSNEKFAIVPKGMSKSKIKKFSDCLKVNILETNLADSRLIGIFLVANTKGIILPYIAQENEIEAIKSLSDTNIGVLQDKNTALGNMILANDNGAIVSPILSNRTIRKISDVLDVEVIKGEISNLPYIGSLALATNEGVLTHPFITDDEKKLISEVLKVEVTIGTINNGTRFIRSGLIANSKGAVVGYPTVGKELMILTRAIKVY
- the rpl18a gene encoding 50S ribosomal protein L18Ae translates to MKNFIITGEIKKRSMKIPFEKEIVDINKENALEKLFSELGSRHKAKRFEIKIIDIKEKK
- a CDS encoding CoA-binding protein; the encoded protein is MTKLSLETFFNPKSVAVIGASKTPGKLGYNAVQNLLNLGFKGKIYPVNPKGGEVLGLKIYPNVKDIPEPVDVGQILVPAPFVIDIMKDLAEKGVKYVVIITGGFTEAGKDGAKTEGEIIRIAKEAGMRIIGPNTTGIISAPANFSTTFLNFENMRIGDASYIAQTGNFGSITLLWILTKEHFGLCRVIGLGNKCDVDDADALEFLGEDPETKVVGMYVEGLKNGRRFIEVARKAAKKKPVLVLKSGRTKAGARAAASHTASLAADDAIIESALRQAGVIRVKNYIDLVNYAKAFIYQPPPKGNRMGVITPSGGLGVVMADAIESSGLSIKPFFGETLKKLEEITPPLIKVGNPFDIWPAISSIGNVKSFDEGLKAILADPEIDGVILGFMQNKGVDELKDIDFIIETAKKYSDKPIVSFATGEYQLVEKLRKALETNPEVRIPLYYYAEQACEVMSVMYEYTERRKAIA